In one Bacillus sp. PK3_68 genomic region, the following are encoded:
- a CDS encoding amino acid ABC transporter ATP-binding protein gives MISVKSLKKSFGDNEVLKDISLEVKPQEVVVVIGPSGSGKSTFIRCLNLLESVTGGHVYVTGKDLTDKKTNINEIRKDVGMVFQHFNLFPHKTILENITLAPINVRGMKKKEAEEKAIALLKKVGLADKANAYPDSLSGGQKQRVAIARALAMEPKVMLFDEPTSALDPEMVGEVLEVMKQLAKDGMTMIVVTHEMGFAREVGDRVIFMDNGYIIEENEPVELFSNPQHERTKAFLSKVL, from the coding sequence ATGATCTCCGTCAAAAGCCTTAAAAAGTCATTTGGTGACAATGAAGTATTGAAAGATATCTCCCTCGAAGTGAAGCCGCAGGAAGTAGTGGTGGTTATCGGTCCGTCCGGTTCCGGAAAATCAACATTTATCCGCTGCTTGAATTTACTTGAGTCGGTTACTGGCGGTCATGTATATGTAACTGGAAAAGATTTAACTGATAAGAAAACAAATATTAATGAAATTCGCAAAGATGTCGGCATGGTGTTCCAGCACTTTAACTTATTTCCTCATAAAACCATTCTTGAAAACATAACACTGGCTCCAATCAACGTAAGAGGAATGAAGAAGAAGGAGGCTGAAGAAAAAGCAATCGCTCTTCTGAAAAAGGTGGGGCTTGCAGACAAAGCCAATGCTTATCCCGATTCTCTATCCGGCGGCCAAAAGCAGCGGGTGGCGATTGCCCGTGCGTTGGCAATGGAGCCGAAGGTCATGTTATTTGATGAACCAACCTCTGCCCTTGACCCTGAAATGGTCGGTGAAGTGCTTGAAGTAATGAAGCAGCTGGCCAAAGACGGAATGACGATGATTGTAGTTACACACGAAATGGGATTTGCAAGAGAAGTCGGCGATCGAGTCATTTTTATGGATAACGGCTATATCATTGAAGAGAATGAACCGGTGGAATTGTTTTCTAATCCACAGCATGAGCGTACAAAAGCATTTTTAAGTAAAGTACTATGA
- a CDS encoding amino acid ABC transporter permease has protein sequence MNFRTDIIVDYMPYFIKGTLLTLGLSFAGILIGLILGLLIGLGKMSTNKLVKFPFVWYVNFFRGTPLLVQILLIHFGVVPLFMSPSNPIVSAIIALSLNASAYIAEIFRAGIQSIDKGQMEAARSLGMSHVQAMKLVILPQAVKRMIPPLGNEFIVLLKDSSLAAIIAAPELMYWGRAAQGQYIRVWEPYITVAVIYLILTLSLTYLMNYIERRMNTQ, from the coding sequence ATGAATTTCCGCACAGATATTATCGTGGATTATATGCCATATTTCATTAAAGGCACACTGTTAACTTTAGGACTATCATTCGCTGGAATTTTAATCGGCCTCATTCTTGGTTTGCTTATCGGGTTAGGGAAGATGTCGACAAACAAACTGGTGAAATTTCCGTTCGTCTGGTATGTGAACTTTTTTCGGGGGACTCCGTTACTCGTACAAATCTTATTGATTCACTTTGGGGTCGTGCCGCTGTTCATGTCTCCGTCTAATCCGATCGTTTCTGCCATTATTGCCCTTTCGCTGAATGCGTCTGCTTACATTGCAGAAATCTTCCGCGCAGGCATTCAGTCTATTGATAAGGGACAAATGGAAGCTGCTCGGTCGCTCGGCATGAGTCATGTCCAAGCGATGAAGCTCGTTATCTTGCCACAGGCTGTCAAACGGATGATCCCGCCGCTTGGCAATGAATTTATTGTATTATTAAAGGATTCATCGCTGGCAGCAATTATTGCTGCCCCAGAGTTAATGTATTGGGGGCGTGCAGCCCAAGGACAATACATTAGGGTGTGGGAGCCATATATCACGGTTGCAGTCATTTACCTTATATTAACTTTGTCGCTGACCTATTTAATGAACTATATTGAAAGGAGAATGAATACACAATGA
- a CDS encoding basic amino acid ABC transporter substrate-binding protein: protein MNISIKKSLLSVAAGCALLLSACSGGQEDSAGKEKSEDKKVLQVGTEATFAPFEFMDKGKVSGFDVDLLNAAAEEAGYEVNIENTGWDAMFAGLQSKQLDIGMAGVTINDERKKSYDFSVPYFESTSMIAFKKGTSIKNADDLKGKKIGVQNGTTGQFAAEAVVGKNSSSISKYETAALMFQALQSGDVETAVTDIAVALEYVKNNPDSGVETVGDEKKFKPEYYGIVFPKGSEYKKDFDKALNEIYDNGKYAEIYKKWFGKEPNVDSLKEAAKQ, encoded by the coding sequence ATGAATATTTCAATTAAAAAGTCTCTTTTGTCTGTAGCAGCTGGATGTGCACTTTTACTATCTGCCTGTAGCGGGGGACAGGAAGATTCTGCAGGAAAAGAAAAATCAGAAGACAAAAAAGTATTACAAGTGGGAACAGAAGCAACTTTTGCCCCATTTGAATTTATGGATAAAGGGAAGGTAAGCGGCTTTGATGTAGACCTTTTAAATGCTGCGGCTGAGGAAGCCGGTTATGAAGTGAATATTGAAAACACTGGTTGGGATGCCATGTTTGCCGGCCTTCAAAGCAAACAGCTTGATATTGGTATGGCGGGTGTGACGATTAATGATGAGCGTAAGAAATCCTATGATTTCTCTGTTCCTTATTTTGAGTCAACAAGCATGATTGCTTTCAAAAAAGGCACCTCTATTAAAAATGCTGATGATTTAAAAGGAAAGAAAATTGGTGTTCAAAATGGAACGACTGGACAATTTGCTGCCGAAGCAGTAGTTGGAAAGAATTCTTCTTCGATCTCTAAATATGAAACAGCAGCGCTCATGTTCCAGGCTTTGCAAAGCGGCGATGTTGAAACAGCTGTTACAGATATTGCAGTCGCGCTGGAATATGTGAAAAACAATCCGGACAGCGGTGTTGAAACAGTTGGAGATGAAAAGAAATTTAAGCCAGAATATTACGGTATCGTCTTCCCTAAAGGCAGCGAATACAAAAAAGACTTTGACAAAGCCCTGAATGAGATATACGACAATGGGAAATATGCTGAGATTTATAAAAAATGGTTTGGTAAAGAGCCAAACGTAGATTCCTTAAAAGAAGCAGCGAAACAATAA
- a CDS encoding NUDIX hydrolase translates to MDKFISHREALKEYDSRQYRTPDGYTSDIVIFTIKQDEKAEFSGSLHLLLIKRALQNSEGRPNIEGGKWALPGGFVAPNETALDAAMRELEEETGLNGIYLKHYAVYDKEGRDPRGWMISNAYYAAVPEYLLEGRKAGDDAMDVQLFNVQEALNLPLAFDHKLIIKDALEKIQLEMLQTTLAKEFLPAEFTLSELRHIILCVSGDLVEEVVKSEPFFWRKAPKFPFIEKVLNEDGSPKTTQRNSKFKTTLYRFNEYNPIKSIYK, encoded by the coding sequence GTGGACAAATTTATCTCCCACAGAGAGGCGCTAAAGGAGTATGATAGTAGACAGTATCGTACTCCAGATGGTTATACGAGCGATATTGTTATTTTTACGATTAAACAAGATGAGAAAGCAGAATTTTCCGGTTCCCTTCATCTTCTCCTTATTAAGAGAGCTTTGCAAAATAGTGAAGGACGGCCTAATATTGAAGGCGGAAAGTGGGCGCTGCCTGGAGGTTTCGTAGCGCCGAATGAAACAGCCCTTGACGCAGCGATGCGAGAACTGGAAGAAGAAACAGGTCTGAACGGCATCTATTTGAAACATTATGCCGTGTATGACAAGGAAGGTCGTGATCCGAGGGGTTGGATGATTTCTAATGCTTATTATGCTGCCGTTCCGGAATATTTGCTAGAGGGGAGAAAAGCCGGTGATGATGCGATGGACGTCCAGTTATTTAATGTCCAAGAAGCGCTTAATTTACCGCTTGCTTTTGACCATAAACTCATTATTAAAGACGCCTTGGAGAAAATTCAATTAGAGATGTTGCAAACGACATTGGCGAAAGAATTTCTTCCAGCGGAATTTACCTTATCTGAGCTTCGGCACATCATTCTATGTGTATCGGGAGATCTCGTCGAAGAAGTAGTTAAATCAGAACCATTTTTTTGGCGAAAAGCACCCAAGTTTCCATTTATCGAGAAAGTGCTGAACGAAGATGGCAGTCCAAAAACGACACAGAGAAATTCTAAATTTAAAACTACACTTTATCGTTTTAATGAATATAATCCAATTAAGAGCATTTATAAGTGA
- a CDS encoding isochorismatase family cysteine hydrolase, giving the protein MGKKALINVDYTIDFVNGALPVGQPGMDIEEAIVSLTEQFLANEDFVVLAIDVHKKDDPYHPETKLFPPHNIEGTEGRELYGRLEAVYQENKNTEQLYYMDKTRYSAFAGTDLDIKLRERGITEIHLVGVCTDICVLHTAVDAYNKGYSIVVHQNAVASFNQTGHEWALRHFQDCLAANVI; this is encoded by the coding sequence ATGGGCAAAAAAGCACTAATCAATGTGGATTATACGATTGATTTTGTGAACGGAGCACTGCCAGTTGGCCAGCCGGGGATGGATATTGAAGAGGCAATTGTCTCGCTGACAGAACAATTTTTGGCAAATGAAGATTTTGTTGTGCTGGCAATTGATGTACATAAAAAGGATGACCCCTATCATCCAGAAACGAAACTGTTTCCGCCCCACAACATCGAAGGAACAGAAGGGCGAGAGCTATATGGACGACTGGAAGCTGTCTATCAGGAAAATAAGAATACGGAGCAGCTTTATTATATGGACAAAACCCGCTATTCGGCTTTTGCAGGAACCGACTTGGATATTAAACTCCGGGAACGAGGGATTACTGAGATTCACTTAGTAGGTGTATGTACAGATATTTGTGTGTTGCATACAGCAGTTGATGCCTACAATAAAGGTTATTCTATTGTTGTTCACCAAAATGCAGTTGCAAGCTTCAATCAGACGGGCCACGAATGGGCATTGCGTCATTTTCAAGATTGTTTAGCGGCAAATGTGATTTAA
- a CDS encoding nicotinate phosphoribosyltransferase, with product MNKHFEDDSMALHTDLYQINMAETYWHDGIHNKKAVFELYFRKLPFGNGYAIFAGLERIIEYLKNFSFSESDIAYLRDELGYAEDFLAYLKEMTFTGTLKAMREGEMVFGNEPILRLEAPLAEAQIIETALLNIVNYQTLIATKASRIKQVVGEELAMEFGSRRAHELDAAIWGTRAAYIGGFDGTSNVRAGKLFGIPVSGTHAHSLVQTYKDEYTAFHKYAERHKDCVFLVDTYDTLRSGVPTAIKVAQELGDQINFAGIRLDSGDLAYLSKKARKMLDDAGFYDTKIIASNDLDEYTIMNLKAQGAKIDSWGVGTKLITAFDQAALGAVYKLVSIENEEGVMEDTIKISGNPEKVTTPGLKRLYRIINKQNGKSEGDYLAMEYENPSEEDHLKMFHPVHTFISKFVTNFEARELHECIFQKGQLVYVQPDVQEIREFARENLQLLWKEHKRSLNPEEYPVDLSQACWDNKMKNIAEVREKVKAMNHRTV from the coding sequence ATGAACAAACATTTTGAAGATGACAGCATGGCCTTGCATACAGATTTGTATCAAATTAATATGGCAGAAACCTATTGGCATGATGGCATTCACAATAAAAAAGCCGTGTTTGAATTATACTTTAGAAAGCTTCCTTTTGGTAATGGATATGCCATTTTTGCAGGTTTGGAAAGAATTATAGAGTATTTGAAGAACTTTAGCTTTTCGGAAAGTGACATTGCCTACTTGCGGGATGAGTTGGGGTATGCAGAAGACTTTCTTGCCTACTTAAAAGAAATGACTTTTACGGGCACATTAAAAGCGATGCGTGAAGGAGAGATGGTTTTTGGCAACGAGCCGATCTTAAGATTGGAAGCTCCACTCGCAGAAGCGCAAATTATCGAAACGGCTTTATTGAATATTGTTAACTATCAAACGTTAATCGCCACGAAAGCTTCCCGTATTAAACAAGTGGTTGGCGAGGAATTAGCGATGGAATTTGGAAGCCGGAGAGCTCATGAACTAGACGCTGCTATTTGGGGAACGAGAGCGGCTTACATTGGTGGATTCGACGGAACTAGTAACGTAAGAGCTGGCAAGCTATTCGGCATTCCTGTTTCCGGTACGCACGCGCATTCACTCGTTCAGACATATAAAGATGAATATACAGCTTTTCATAAATATGCAGAGCGTCATAAAGACTGTGTTTTTCTAGTTGATACTTATGACACGCTTAGATCAGGGGTTCCGACGGCAATTAAGGTAGCGCAAGAACTGGGGGACCAAATTAATTTTGCCGGCATTCGACTGGATAGCGGGGATTTAGCTTATTTGTCTAAAAAAGCGAGAAAGATGCTGGATGATGCTGGTTTTTACGATACAAAAATTATTGCCTCAAATGATTTAGATGAGTATACGATTATGAATTTAAAAGCACAAGGCGCAAAAATTGACAGCTGGGGAGTCGGTACAAAACTAATTACTGCGTTTGATCAAGCAGCTTTAGGGGCCGTATATAAGCTGGTATCCATCGAAAACGAGGAAGGCGTAATGGAGGACACAATTAAGATTTCAGGCAATCCTGAAAAGGTAACGACGCCTGGCTTAAAACGCCTGTATCGAATTATCAATAAGCAAAACGGCAAGTCAGAAGGCGATTATTTAGCTATGGAGTATGAAAATCCATCAGAGGAAGACCATTTAAAAATGTTTCATCCGGTGCATACATTTATCAGTAAATTTGTTACTAATTTTGAAGCTCGGGAACTACATGAATGCATTTTTCAAAAGGGCCAATTAGTTTACGTTCAGCCGGATGTCCAAGAAATACGGGAGTTCGCCAGAGAAAATCTCCAATTGTTATGGAAAGAGCATAAACGATCCCTTAACCCTGAAGAATATCCTGTCGATTTAAGCCAAGCTTGTTGGGATAATAAAATGAAAAATATTGCTGAAGTACGAGAAAAAGTAAAAGCGATGAATCATAGAACTGTTTAA
- a CDS encoding MaoC/PaaZ C-terminal domain-containing protein produces MKRLTDYSVGELLADVQLSPVTRMDLIQYSGASGDFNPIHTIDKEAEKAGLPGIIAHGMWTMGNLSKIFTPYYEEGFIQEYSIRFKEMVRLDDILTLRAKVTKKSESRRFFDTVAVNQNQKEVIKGQVIFRLYHE; encoded by the coding sequence TTGAAAAGATTAACTGATTACTCAGTAGGTGAACTGCTGGCAGATGTGCAGCTTTCACCTGTCACAAGGATGGACCTCATCCAATATTCCGGTGCTTCAGGAGATTTTAATCCGATTCATACTATCGACAAAGAGGCAGAGAAAGCAGGTCTGCCGGGCATTATCGCTCACGGCATGTGGACAATGGGAAATCTGTCAAAGATATTTACCCCTTATTATGAGGAAGGATTTATTCAGGAGTATTCTATTCGATTCAAAGAAATGGTGAGGCTGGACGATATCTTGACATTGCGAGCAAAGGTAACGAAAAAGTCTGAAAGTAGGCGATTTTTTGATACGGTAGCTGTTAATCAAAATCAAAAAGAAGTGATTAAAGGGCAGGTTATTTTTCGCTTGTATCATGAGTAG
- a CDS encoding PaaI family thioesterase yields MLLEDILKEFEECPFLHHLGLEIVRFEEGNVQIKLSMKDYLLNTNHTLHGGVYASILDFIQSMHLRSVTKTRCVTTSSMVHFVAPVTGGEIFAEAEVISKGHKMAFVEGTMNDREGKLIAKGTGTFKLIQPASLDKGERE; encoded by the coding sequence TTGCTGCTTGAAGACATTTTGAAGGAATTTGAAGAATGTCCCTTTCTTCACCATTTAGGCTTAGAAATTGTGCGATTTGAAGAAGGGAATGTCCAAATTAAGCTGAGTATGAAAGACTATTTGCTGAATACGAACCATACTTTGCACGGCGGTGTATATGCCTCTATTCTTGACTTTATCCAAAGCATGCATTTACGTTCGGTAACGAAGACGCGGTGTGTGACCACGAGTTCAATGGTCCATTTTGTTGCTCCAGTAACGGGCGGAGAGATTTTCGCTGAAGCGGAGGTCATTTCCAAAGGACACAAAATGGCATTCGTTGAAGGAACCATGAACGATAGGGAAGGAAAGCTGATAGCTAAGGGAACGGGAACATTTAAGTTGATTCAGCCTGCAAGTCTAGATAAGGGGGAGAGGGAATGA
- a CDS encoding MaoC family dehydratase N-terminal domain-containing protein — MLRHSIGKKSGKVKNDVERGAVRKFAEAINDPHPLYTNEEVGKQSRYKENLAPPTFPATFNYGTIADFHLPDKGLIHGEQTFCYERPLLVGETVYCWMEVKNYVEKAGNNERLGFLFLTKYGEDAVGNLLFTAKQIIILNEAVRKGMLP, encoded by the coding sequence GTGCTGCGTCACAGTATTGGCAAGAAATCGGGAAAAGTAAAAAACGATGTGGAAAGAGGGGCAGTCAGGAAGTTTGCCGAAGCAATTAACGACCCTCATCCTCTCTATACAAATGAAGAAGTGGGAAAACAGTCAAGATACAAAGAAAACCTGGCGCCTCCCACCTTTCCTGCTACATTTAATTATGGGACCATTGCTGATTTTCATTTGCCGGATAAGGGACTTATTCATGGAGAACAAACCTTTTGCTATGAACGGCCGCTTCTTGTTGGAGAAACGGTGTATTGTTGGATGGAAGTGAAAAACTATGTAGAAAAAGCAGGAAATAATGAAAGGTTGGGCTTTTTATTTTTAACTAAATATGGAGAAGATGCTGTGGGGAATCTTCTTTTTACCGCTAAACAAATTATTATTCTTAATGAGGCGGTCAGAAAGGGGATGCTTCCTTGA
- the speD gene encoding adenosylmethionine decarboxylase: protein MSLTPEQRVELHGFNNLTKTLSFNMYDICYTTTQEERDAYIEYIDEQYNAERLTNILKTVANMIGAHVLNIAKQDYVPQGASVTLLVSEGPVVEVPAESLDESPGPLPDSVAMHLDKSHITVHTYPEFHPYEGISTFRADIDVSTCGEISPLKALNYLIHSFDTDIMTIDYRVRGFTRDKNGHKLFIDHDINSIQNYIPEEVKQQYDMIDVNVYQQNIFHTKCKLRDFDLDNYLFGHSPDELSPQQVQEITEKLKIEMDEIFYGQNIRQPNNP from the coding sequence ATGTCCCTCACACCCGAGCAGCGCGTTGAATTACACGGCTTTAACAACTTAACAAAAACACTAAGCTTTAATATGTATGATATTTGCTATACGACTACCCAGGAAGAACGGGATGCTTACATTGAATATATCGATGAGCAATATAATGCGGAACGCTTGACAAATATTTTAAAAACAGTAGCTAATATGATTGGGGCTCATGTTCTCAATATTGCCAAACAGGATTATGTCCCGCAGGGAGCGAGCGTCACTTTACTTGTTTCTGAAGGACCAGTCGTTGAAGTGCCGGCTGAATCCCTGGATGAATCCCCCGGCCCGCTGCCCGATTCGGTTGCAATGCATCTTGATAAAAGCCATATTACTGTTCACACTTATCCTGAGTTTCATCCATATGAAGGGATTAGCACGTTCCGTGCAGATATTGATGTGTCCACCTGTGGAGAAATCTCACCGCTTAAAGCGCTCAATTATTTGATTCATTCCTTTGATACCGATATCATGACTATTGATTATCGGGTACGCGGATTTACACGTGATAAAAATGGTCACAAGCTATTCATTGACCATGATATCAATTCCATTCAAAATTACATTCCAGAGGAAGTCAAACAGCAATACGATATGATCGATGTCAATGTCTATCAGCAAAACATTTTTCATACAAAATGCAAACTAAGAGATTTTGACTTAGACAACTATTTGTTTGGCCACTCACCTGACGAACTTTCCCCTCAGCAAGTGCAGGAAATTACGGAGAAATTAAAGATTGAGATGGATGAAATCTTTTACGGACAAAATATCCGGCAGCCAAACAATCCATAA
- a CDS encoding Hsp20/alpha crystallin family protein produces the protein MFPFQSPFPAMNEWQKWLNHLNEKDVEKYVQNVLSSSLPSSWQTNEKRQDFRKDEDNYSYRSSSSAEAPSLREAVFETHEAVYVKISIPDPSIFDHLKIFHTSNQTILEGLPAPHNKKVIILPAIVKKKGAAANYKDGILQIMLPKEVDFQYTEIDVRHLD, from the coding sequence ATGTTTCCTTTTCAATCCCCCTTTCCTGCAATGAATGAATGGCAAAAATGGCTCAATCATTTAAATGAGAAAGACGTTGAAAAGTATGTGCAAAACGTTTTATCATCTTCTTTACCGTCATCATGGCAAACGAATGAAAAAAGGCAGGACTTTAGAAAAGATGAGGATAACTATTCGTATCGCTCTTCTTCAAGTGCAGAAGCACCTTCACTTCGGGAGGCTGTCTTTGAAACTCATGAGGCGGTCTATGTGAAGATCTCTATTCCTGATCCTTCTATTTTTGATCATTTAAAAATTTTCCATACATCTAATCAGACAATTTTGGAGGGCTTGCCTGCACCCCATAACAAAAAAGTAATTATCCTCCCAGCTATCGTAAAGAAAAAAGGTGCAGCCGCTAATTACAAGGACGGGATTTTACAAATTATGCTTCCTAAAGAAGTTGACTTTCAATATACAGAGATAGATGTCCGTCATTTGGATTAA
- the fabG gene encoding 3-oxoacyl-ACP reductase FabG has protein sequence MTGRFKGRTAFVTGGSRGIGKEIVKRFAEEGANVAIIDVNEQAVIETEKELAEKGFPIYTKIASVTEQEQIEQAMKEVYGAFGAIDILVNNAGVLRDNLLFKMTDDDWLTVMDVHLKGAFYACRAAQKYMVKQQYGRVINISSTSALGNRGQANYATAKAGIQGLTKTLAIELGPFGVTVNAVAPGFIETDMTKATAERIGVPFAELAKAKANEIPVGRIGRPEDIAQAVAFLADERSSFINGQVLYVAGGPEN, from the coding sequence ATGACGGGAAGGTTTAAAGGAAGAACAGCCTTTGTAACAGGCGGAAGCCGGGGAATTGGTAAAGAAATCGTTAAGCGATTTGCAGAGGAAGGTGCCAACGTAGCTATTATTGATGTGAATGAACAGGCCGTCATAGAAACGGAAAAAGAGCTTGCAGAAAAAGGATTTCCCATTTATACAAAAATAGCGAGCGTGACAGAGCAGGAGCAAATAGAGCAGGCAATGAAGGAAGTTTATGGGGCATTTGGCGCCATTGATATTCTAGTTAATAATGCAGGGGTCCTTCGGGATAATTTATTATTTAAAATGACAGATGATGATTGGCTGACCGTTATGGATGTCCATTTAAAAGGAGCTTTCTACGCATGCCGTGCCGCCCAAAAGTACATGGTAAAGCAACAATATGGAAGGGTCATCAACATTTCCTCAACATCTGCTCTTGGCAACCGTGGACAGGCAAACTATGCAACAGCTAAAGCTGGAATCCAGGGTTTAACCAAAACATTAGCTATTGAGCTTGGCCCATTCGGCGTTACAGTGAATGCTGTAGCTCCAGGATTTATTGAAACAGATATGACAAAAGCAACAGCTGAAAGAATTGGTGTCCCATTTGCGGAATTAGCGAAAGCAAAGGCCAATGAAATTCCCGTTGGGAGGATTGGAAGGCCAGAAGACATTGCTCAGGCAGTCGCCTTTTTGGCTGACGAGCGTTCCTCCTTTATTAATGGACAAGTTCTTTATGTAGCGGGCGGTCCTGAAAATTGA
- a CDS encoding spore germination protein — protein MPFMVNIFNMKTNRVTSSGNIDVSGIVHNSHTVNTKFVGGNISLGDFSPSSSCMSNGVLDSDLSDQDQIANRSMPVANQF, from the coding sequence ATGCCCTTTATGGTCAACATTTTTAATATGAAAACAAATAGAGTAACATCAAGTGGAAATATTGATGTCAGTGGTATTGTTCATAACAGCCACACAGTGAATACTAAATTTGTTGGCGGCAATATTTCACTAGGTGATTTTTCACCTTCTTCTTCCTGTATGAGCAATGGAGTGCTCGATAGCGACCTAAGCGATCAAGACCAAATTGCTAATCGATCTATGCCAGTGGCTAATCAATTTTAA